One genomic window of Salvia miltiorrhiza cultivar Shanhuang (shh) chromosome 4, IMPLAD_Smil_shh, whole genome shotgun sequence includes the following:
- the LOC131021174 gene encoding nuclear pore complex protein NUP62-like: MAGTGFSFGFSSTGSASSAPSFGIASGTTPASAASPSFGVASGASSTPLFGFGSAPTSSSTPSFGFASNPSSANSFGFGSGTGSSPFGGSSPFGSSSSAAANIFGSTPGGAPTPGIFGSSSSGTGQTANAFGSAASNPAPTTPPPSSSPFGAQSAFGSPAPGSNLFGSGAPTPSLFGNSSSSAASASNTGSLFGSGASATPNPFGSTTAGSVASATPNLFGSTTAGSGASSTPSPFGLTTAASAPAFGSGLALNAGQFGSSTSAPSTPQFGVSSAPAGVFGSSAPASTGGNSTSLFGANSGSSPGLFGSSNLFGSSSASPFVVAPSTTSSSSASPTSGFSFPTSAFSVSSSAASAPGFSFPSASASVSAAPGLSLPASSATSAPAFSFNTASGTTSSGISFLKSTTSSASSASATTSLSSSPGFSFASAPSLSSASASKNQSPLFSTVTTTTTTSASAPSALSVSSASASASPGLTFPSLTVSAPGTSASAPTSGFTGFGTTSTPASSSGSASSFSLSLKTPGTGASQAQSSVALPSFGVSAASSTTAVSSSTSSAAQTSSILVAASSSGTAPVTSAAPTSTPKLPSEITGKTVEEIIKEWNGELQERTGKFRKQANAIAEWDRRILQNRDILLGLESEVAKVVETQGSLERQLELIETHQDEVDKALQSMEEEAERLYKEERGMLLDDDAASTRDAMYEQAEVIERGLEQMTEQIKSIINSLNASQGGELEATDGMTPLDVVVRILNNQLSSLMWIDEKAEEFSSRIQKLASHGSAADRELSGPKLWLN; the protein is encoded by the exons TCCGGAACCACACCGGCCTCCGCCGCCTCACCTTCTTTTGGCGTCGCTTCCGGAGCCTCATCCACACCTTTATTTGGTTTTGGCTCCGCACCGACGTCCTCCTCCACACCGTCTTTTGGCTTTGCCTCCAACCCTAGCTCCGCGAATTCGTTTGGCTTTGGGTCGGGAACCGGCTCATCTCCGTTCGGCGGTTCCTCGCCATTCGGCTCATCCTCTTCGGCCGCGGCCAACATTTTTGGATCAACTCCCGGCGGAGCTCCGACTCCTGGCATTTTCGGATCCTCGTCTTCAGGTACAGGCCAAACAGCTAACGCATTCGGTTCTGCGGCTTCGAACCCCGCTCCAACAACTCCCCCGCCTTCCTCATCTCCGTTTGGCGCCCAATCGGCCTTTGGATCCCCTGCGCCCGGATCCAACCTTTTCGGCTCCGGTGCTCCAACTCCCAGTCTATTTGgcaattcttcttcttccgcAGCTTCTGCGAGCAACACCGGCTCACTTTTTGGGTCAGGGGCGAGTGCAACACCTAACCCTTTTGGATCAACCACAGCTGGGTCAGTGGCGAGTGCAACACCTAATCTTTTCGGATCAACCACAGCTGGGTCAGGGGCAAGTTCAACACCTAGTCCTTTTGGATTAACCACAGCCGCCAGTGCACCAGCATTTGGGTCGGGCCTGGCCCTGAACGCAGGGCAATTTGGCTCGTCGACTTCAGCGCCGTCCACACCACAGTTTGGGGTGAGTTCTGCGCCTGCAGGCGTATTTGGATCCTCAGCCCCAGCTTCTACAGGAGGCAATTCTACATCCTTGTTTGGGGCAAATTCTGGTTCAAGTCCTGGTCTTTTTGGTTCTTCCAACTTATTCGGATCGTCCTCTGCTTCGCCATTTGTTGTGGCGCCGTCAACCACTTCTTCAAGTTCAGCTTCACCTACTTCTGGATTTTCGTTTCCCACTTCAGCATTCTCCGTTTCAAGTTCAGCTGCTTCAGCACCCGGGTTCTCGTTCCCCAGTGCTTCGGCTTCAGTTTCTGCTGCGCCTGGACTTTCTCTTCCCGCATCATCGGCCACGTCGGCTCCTGCATTTTCATTTAATACAGCTTCTGGCACCACTTCTTCTGGCATTTCGTTTTTGAAGAGCACCACTAGCTCTGCCTCCTCAGCATCAGCCACAACGTCTCTATCTTCTTCACCTGGTTTTTCATTTGCTTCGGCACCCTCTCTTTCAAGTGCTTCGGCCTCAAAAAATCAGTCACCTCTCTTTTCAACTGTCACAACTACTACCACAACCAGTGCTTCAGCTCCTTCCGCATTAAGTGTGTCTTCTGCTAGTGCCAGTGCAAGTCCTGGTTTGACGTTTCCATCATTGACCGTGTCTGCACCGGGGACCAGTGCATCTGCTCCAACTTCAGGGTTTACAGGTTTCGGCACAACTAGTACGCCTGCATCATCCTCTGGAAGCGCAAGTTCTTTCTCATTATCTTTGAAAACACCCGGAACTGGAGCCTCACAAGCACAATCAAGCGTGGCGCTGCCTTCTTTCG GTGTTTCAGCTGCAAGCTCAACAACGGCAGTGAGCTCAAGTACCAGTTCTGCTGCTCAGACATCATCTATCCTTGTTGCAGCTTCCAGTAGTGG GACTGCTCCAGTCACCAGTGCGGCACCAACTTCTACACCAAAGTTACCATCTGAAATCACTGGGAAAACAGTTGAGGAG ATCATTAAAGAATGGAATGGGGAACTTCAGGAGCGTACTGGGAAGTTTAGGAAACAAGCTAATGCTATAGCTGAGTGGGATCGCAGGATTCTGCAGAATCGTGATATTCTTCTTGGGCTTGAG AGTGAAGTTGCAAAAGTAGTTGAAACGCAAGGTAGTTTGGAGCGGCAGCTGGAGCTAATTGAAACTCATCAAGATGAG GTTGACAAGGCCCTGCAAAGCATGGAGGAGGAAGCTGAGCGACTGTATAAAGAGGAGCGTGGAATGcttcttgatgatgatgctGCATCAACTAGAGATGCAAT GTACGAGCAGGCTGAAGTGATAGAGCGGGGATTGGAGCAGATGACAGAACAGATCAAGTCGATTATAAACAGTCTTAATGCCAGTCAA GGTGGAGAGCTTGAAGCAACAGACGGAATGACTCCCCTTGATGTTGTTGTTCGCATATTAAACAATCAGCTTAGTTCGTTGATGTGGATTGATGAGAAG GCTGAGGAATTCTCTTCGCGGATTCAGAAGCTTGCTAGCCACGGCTCTGCCGCAGATCGTGAACTGAGCGGCCCTAAGCTGTGGTTGAACTGA
- the LOC131022796 gene encoding cell number regulator 6-like, whose product MAEGTYVKLTKDQKSLQEITPGELNQPIDIAAINAPRCEHCGQTLPPSYSPPADEDWVTGIFGCTEDRDSCLTGLFCPCVLFGRNVATLNDDIPERSACIGHAVCIEGGIALAIATAACNGIDPDTACLLTEGLLFAWWVCGIYTGMGRQLLQRKYHLKDSPCDPCMVHCCLHWCAICQEHREMKSHLSEGVASEATVINPPPRQEMKAAENQDQGSTSQQSGEQNNLQLQPV is encoded by the exons ATGGCGGAGGGGACATACGTAAAGCTGACGAAAGACCAGAAATCTTTGCAGGAAATCACCCCAGGCGAACTCAATCAGCCCATTGATATCGCAGCG ATAAATGCTCCTAGATGTGAACATTGTGGACAAACTTTACCACCGAGCTACTCGCCCCCGGCTGATGAAGATTGGGTAACTGGGATTTTCGGCTGCACTGAAGATCGTGACAGTT GCCTAACTGGATTGTTTTGCCCCTGTGTCCTGTTCGGGCGCAATGTTGCAACCTTGAACGATGACATCCCTGAGCGAAGCGCGTGCATCGGCCACGCAGTATGCATTGAAGGTGGCATTGCTCTTGCTATTGCCACAGCAGCATGCAACGGCATAGATCCGGACACAGCCTGCCTCCTAACCGAAGGCTTGCTGTTCGCATGGTGGGTCTGCGGCATCTACACCGGCATGGGCCGACAACTGTTGCAGAGAAAGTATCACCTAAAG GATTCACCTTGTGATCCTTGTATGGTGCATTGCTGCCTCCACTGGTGTGCGATATGCCAGGAGCACAGAGAGATGAAGAGTCATCTGTCGGAGGGCGTTGCGTCCGAGGCGACCGTGATAAACCCGCCACCACggcaggagatgaaggctgCTGAGAATCAGGATCAAGGATCAACCTCGCAGCAGAGTGGGGAACAAAATAATTTGCAGTTGCAACCTGTGTGA